One genomic window of Prochlorococcus sp. MIT 0603 includes the following:
- a CDS encoding RNA-binding protein, which translates to MSIFVGNLPFRAEQEDVIQLFAPYGEVANCSLPLERDTGRKRGFAFIEMADETAEAAAIEALQGAELMGRPLRINKAEPRGGGGGGRGGYGGGGGRGGYG; encoded by the coding sequence GTGAGTATTTTTGTTGGCAATTTGCCCTTCCGCGCTGAGCAGGAAGATGTTATTCAGTTGTTTGCCCCTTATGGAGAGGTTGCAAACTGTTCTTTACCTCTAGAACGTGATACCGGTCGCAAAAGAGGTTTTGCATTTATTGAAATGGCTGATGAGACAGCAGAAGCTGCTGCTATCGAAGCTCTTCAAGGCGCGGAATTAATGGGACGGCCTCTAAGGATTAATAAAGCTGAGCCGCGTGGAGGCGGCGGCGGCGGACGTGGTGGCTATGGCGGTGGCGGCGGACGTGGCGGCTACGG